One Kineococcus aurantiacus genomic window carries:
- a CDS encoding polysaccharide deacetylase family protein produces the protein MLARRPRWPQRFRARGANVVVLYHRIADDPQDAAGMTVPPELFARQVAALAERFDIVPAAQVHRVGPRPAAAITFDDGYADNDEVALPLLRRLGLPATLFVVSGVLDDPQEFWWDRLEHLVLERLPAHGVRVVVGRRPFALPLSGGSERTRSLQRLSTALMTRHRSEIERVLAELERRAGPPDPGPCRRHARVPAHRLAALAAEPLLEIGSHTCTHAALGRLSRAASGRELRDSRERLHEVLGHRPRLLAYPFGAPGTVRRREAAEARRAGYERAFVNVTGPAEGADPFAVPRVSVGRWEPQQFLAALTRWSR, from the coding sequence GTGCTCGCACGGCGGCCGCGCTGGCCCCAGCGGTTCCGCGCGCGGGGCGCCAACGTCGTGGTGCTCTACCACCGCATCGCCGACGACCCGCAAGACGCGGCCGGCATGACGGTCCCTCCTGAGCTGTTCGCGCGGCAGGTCGCCGCGCTGGCGGAGCGCTTCGACATCGTCCCGGCGGCGCAGGTGCACCGGGTGGGCCCGCGGCCCGCTGCCGCGATCACCTTCGACGACGGGTACGCCGACAACGACGAGGTCGCGCTGCCGCTGCTGCGGCGCCTGGGGCTGCCGGCCACGCTTTTCGTGGTCAGCGGTGTACTGGACGACCCTCAGGAGTTCTGGTGGGATCGGCTCGAGCATCTGGTCCTGGAGCGCCTGCCGGCGCACGGGGTGCGGGTGGTGGTGGGGCGCCGCCCGTTCGCGCTGCCGTTGTCGGGCGGGTCGGAGCGCACCCGGTCCCTGCAGCGGCTGAGCACTGCGCTGATGACGCGGCACCGCTCGGAGATCGAGCGGGTGCTGGCCGAGCTGGAGCGTCGGGCCGGTCCTCCCGATCCTGGTCCCTGCCGCCGGCACGCGAGGGTGCCGGCTCACCGGCTCGCCGCGCTCGCAGCGGAGCCCCTCCTGGAGATCGGCTCGCACACCTGCACCCACGCCGCGCTGGGTCGGCTGTCGCGGGCGGCCAGCGGCCGGGAGCTGCGGGACAGCCGCGAGCGGTTGCACGAGGTCCTGGGGCACCGGCCCCGGCTGCTGGCCTACCCCTTCGGAGCGCCCGGCACGGTGCGCCGGCGTGAAGCGGCCGAGGCTCGCCGGGCCGGGTACGAGCGGGCGTTCGTCAACGTCACGGGGCCGGCGGAGGGGGCTGACCCGTTCGCTGTGCCGCGGGTGAGCGTGGGCCGCTGGGAACCGCAGCAGTTCCTCGCGGCGCTGACCAGGTGGTCGCGGTGA
- a CDS encoding sugar transferase — MRPRFLKGPVGPYLLLGDLAAFAVSALASGVFAPVQAVALVAVVVCFWVFGLYRSRLSLSLLDDLPYLLAGAVLCLTTELSLSALLLEPRPRLDAVEQSLVLLLGVLVLRRLAYTVVKTARQMGLVRHAALVLGAGNVGERLVADLQAHREYGVDPVGFVDSLPRRDPELLPAPLLGGYAELAELIEDFAVRVVVVAFGNRREADLVDILRTCDRLDCEIFVVPRLFEVHTTTRDTDQVWGLPLVRVRRAPFRTFSWQIKRAVDVALSGAALLALSPVMLACALAVRFEGGPGIIFRQVRVGLDGSPFEVLKFRSLKPVDDTESATNWNIKHDDRLGPVGRFLRKSSLDELPQLWNILRGDMSLVGPRPERPHFVDEFTARVPRYMARHRVPAGLTGWAQVHGLRGDTSIEDRASFDNYYIENWSLWGDLKIMARTISQVVGARGG, encoded by the coding sequence TTGCGCCCTCGCTTCCTCAAGGGACCGGTCGGGCCTTACCTGCTGTTGGGGGACCTGGCCGCCTTCGCCGTCTCAGCGTTGGCCAGCGGGGTGTTCGCCCCCGTCCAAGCGGTTGCCCTGGTCGCAGTGGTCGTGTGCTTCTGGGTGTTCGGGCTGTACCGCTCACGCCTGTCGTTGTCGCTGCTGGACGACCTGCCCTACTTGCTGGCTGGCGCCGTCCTGTGCCTGACCACTGAGCTCTCGCTGTCGGCGCTGCTCCTGGAACCGCGTCCCCGCTTGGACGCCGTCGAGCAGTCCCTGGTCTTGCTGCTGGGGGTCCTGGTGCTCCGGCGGCTGGCCTACACCGTGGTCAAGACGGCCCGCCAGATGGGGCTGGTCCGCCACGCTGCCCTCGTCCTGGGGGCTGGCAACGTGGGTGAGCGGCTCGTCGCCGACCTGCAGGCGCACCGGGAGTACGGCGTCGACCCGGTGGGTTTCGTCGACTCGCTGCCCCGGCGCGACCCCGAGCTCCTGCCGGCCCCCCTGCTGGGCGGGTATGCAGAACTGGCTGAACTCATCGAGGACTTCGCGGTCCGGGTCGTCGTGGTCGCCTTCGGCAACCGGCGCGAGGCCGACCTGGTCGACATCCTTCGCACCTGCGACCGCTTGGACTGCGAGATCTTCGTAGTACCCCGCCTGTTCGAGGTGCATACGACCACCCGTGACACCGACCAGGTCTGGGGTCTGCCTCTCGTCCGGGTTCGGCGGGCGCCGTTCCGCACCTTCAGCTGGCAGATCAAGCGGGCCGTCGACGTCGCGCTCTCCGGTGCCGCTCTGCTGGCGCTGTCGCCTGTGATGCTGGCGTGCGCGCTGGCCGTGCGGTTCGAAGGGGGCCCTGGGATCATCTTCCGGCAGGTCCGGGTCGGTCTGGACGGGTCCCCGTTCGAGGTGCTGAAGTTCCGCTCGCTGAAACCGGTGGACGACACCGAGTCGGCGACGAACTGGAACATCAAGCACGACGACCGCCTCGGCCCGGTCGGCCGTTTCCTGCGCAAGTCCTCCCTCGACGAGCTCCCGCAACTGTGGAACATCCTGCGCGGCGACATGAGCTTGGTCGGACCCCGGCCCGAACGACCGCACTTCGTCGACGAGTTCACTGCCCGCGTCCCGCGCTACATGGCTCGGCACCGGGTGCCAGCCGGTCTGACCGGCTGGGCGCAGGTCCACGGTCTGCGGGGGGACACCTCGATCGAGGACCGGGCCAGCTTCGACAACTACTACATCGAGAACTGGTCGCTCTGGGGCGATCTGAAGATCATGGCCCGTACGATCAGCCAGGTCGTGGGGGCTCGCGGCGGCTGA
- a CDS encoding DUF456 family protein, protein MGDAGLVVVALAIAVGLVGVVVPVLPGTVLIAVATLAWALVEGGAAWWFFAGSALVLAAGQVAMYLLPGRRMTRAGIRRTTLLLGAVLGVVGFFAVPVVGLPLGFVLGVFLGELAGTGRGPDRGRSAWRSTVVALKNVGLGVAIEAGAGTLAAIVWAVGALSLR, encoded by the coding sequence GTGGGTGACGCCGGGCTCGTCGTCGTCGCGCTGGCGATCGCCGTCGGGCTCGTCGGCGTCGTCGTCCCGGTGCTGCCCGGCACCGTCCTGATCGCCGTGGCGACCCTCGCGTGGGCGCTCGTCGAGGGCGGCGCCGCGTGGTGGTTCTTCGCCGGGTCCGCGCTGGTCCTGGCCGCCGGCCAGGTCGCGATGTACCTGCTGCCCGGCCGGCGCATGACCCGCGCCGGCATCCGCCGCACCACCCTCCTGCTCGGCGCGGTCCTGGGCGTCGTGGGGTTCTTCGCCGTCCCCGTCGTGGGGCTGCCGCTGGGCTTCGTGCTCGGCGTCTTCCTCGGCGAGCTGGCCGGGACCGGCCGGGGCCCGGACCGGGGGCGCTCGGCTTGGCGCTCGACCGTCGTGGCCCTGAAGAACGTCGGGCTCGGCGTGGCGATCGAGGCGGGCGCCGGGACGCTCGCCGCGATCGTCTGGGCCGTCGGGGCGCTCAGCCTGCGCTGA
- a CDS encoding glycosyltransferase has protein sequence MSKTAHTNDGAAAPATAGQDPLAISVVIACHDAEQHLARAIRSALAQDPPPAEVVVCDDGSKDASATVAASFGPAVRLVRHRTNQGEAAAKNTAVRTATSPWVAVLDADDEWLPGRLQAVRDLLTRRPELDLVTTDAQLVHDGRVLGRWYGPHYPFAWEDQRRKLLERNFVFGHVVVRREAFLAVGGFDPAVRHATDWDCWIRMAFAGARLGLVPEPLARYHLHEGSLSSDRGAMASSIATFLRRRLHELPLTAAERVTAEGTAREQDRQAARYRLKSRLATQGPATRAAAWRVLTDTGQPVRSRAIAGLAGVAPGLVGRVQSHRDTRTWIGPGDVRLPRTTAPEPPAAAPAPRRPRVLLTLPDRPWPADGGKRLRCSTTLRALADLPGVDLDVAVLFAGPPVPRPLPPGVRVATVLQVDAGPRRRLPGMLASAVRVVPWQIAVVRWGVARRALRPLRDQRYDLVWFGYSDHAVSLGRTLRGCRTVVDMDDVETAKLRSFLALPADSPTTRRAVRWQRRVERPLWAAVEERVRRIADTVVVCSDLDRTRVAGPRTEVVPNSYPPPAQPRPARPLPERPVLLVVGTYHYPPNVDAAVHAATRVLPLVRELVPGTRLRLVGRGGVDLLADLNGLPGVEVVGDVEDIDAELAGADVALVPVRYGGGTRVKVLEAFAHGVPVVSTRLGSEGLDALDGVHLLHGNTPGEMAEACRRVLQEEGLGTRLAEAAQRLHEQRYRPEVARAAVQRVARRHLGLPTEDTGPPAGSTGT, from the coding sequence GTGTCGAAGACCGCCCACACTAACGACGGGGCGGCCGCACCGGCCACCGCGGGCCAAGACCCTCTCGCGATCTCAGTCGTCATCGCCTGCCACGACGCGGAACAACACCTGGCCCGGGCGATCCGATCGGCTTTGGCCCAAGACCCGCCGCCCGCGGAGGTGGTCGTCTGCGACGACGGCTCCAAGGACGCCAGCGCGACGGTGGCCGCTTCCTTCGGCCCGGCCGTGCGGCTCGTGCGGCACCGGACCAACCAGGGCGAGGCCGCGGCCAAGAACACCGCGGTCCGCACCGCGACCTCCCCGTGGGTGGCCGTCCTGGACGCCGACGACGAGTGGCTGCCCGGCCGGCTGCAGGCCGTGCGGGACCTGCTGACGAGACGACCCGAGCTGGACCTGGTCACCACCGACGCCCAGCTCGTTCACGACGGCCGCGTGCTGGGCCGCTGGTACGGACCGCACTACCCCTTCGCGTGGGAGGACCAGCGGCGGAAGCTGCTGGAGCGCAACTTCGTCTTCGGGCACGTGGTGGTGCGCCGGGAGGCTTTCCTGGCCGTCGGCGGCTTCGACCCGGCCGTCCGGCACGCCACCGACTGGGACTGCTGGATCCGGATGGCCTTCGCCGGTGCCCGGCTCGGCCTGGTCCCTGAGCCACTGGCCCGCTACCACCTGCACGAGGGCAGCTTGAGCTCGGACCGCGGTGCCATGGCCTCGTCGATCGCAACGTTTCTGCGTCGGCGGCTGCACGAGCTCCCTCTCACCGCGGCGGAGCGGGTCACGGCCGAGGGCACTGCTCGCGAGCAGGACCGGCAGGCCGCCCGGTACCGGCTGAAGTCCCGGCTCGCCACCCAGGGCCCCGCGACGCGCGCGGCCGCTTGGCGGGTGCTCACCGACACCGGGCAACCGGTCCGGTCCCGGGCGATCGCGGGCCTGGCCGGCGTCGCCCCCGGGCTCGTCGGCCGCGTGCAGTCGCACCGCGACACCCGCACCTGGATCGGTCCCGGCGACGTGAGGCTGCCGCGCACAACCGCTCCTGAGCCACCGGCCGCCGCACCCGCCCCGCGGCGGCCCAGGGTCCTGCTCACCCTGCCCGACCGACCCTGGCCCGCTGACGGCGGCAAGCGCCTGCGTTGCTCCACGACGCTGCGGGCCCTGGCGGACCTGCCCGGCGTCGACCTCGACGTCGCCGTCCTGTTCGCCGGGCCCCCCGTGCCGCGACCGCTGCCGCCCGGGGTGCGCGTCGCCACGGTGCTCCAGGTCGACGCCGGGCCGCGGCGCCGGCTGCCGGGGATGCTCGCCTCCGCGGTGCGGGTGGTTCCGTGGCAGATCGCCGTCGTGCGCTGGGGCGTGGCTCGACGCGCCCTGCGACCGCTGCGCGACCAGCGCTACGACCTGGTGTGGTTCGGCTACTCCGACCACGCGGTCAGCCTGGGCCGGACCCTGCGCGGGTGCCGCACCGTCGTCGACATGGACGACGTGGAGACCGCCAAGCTGCGCTCGTTCCTGGCGCTGCCCGCGGACTCCCCCACCACCCGCCGGGCCGTGCGCTGGCAGCGTCGCGTCGAGCGGCCGCTGTGGGCCGCCGTGGAGGAGCGCGTCCGGCGGATCGCCGACACCGTGGTCGTCTGCAGCGACCTCGACAGGACCCGCGTCGCCGGGCCCCGCACCGAGGTGGTGCCCAACTCCTACCCCCCACCCGCGCAGCCGCGACCAGCCCGGCCGCTCCCCGAGCGGCCCGTCCTGCTCGTCGTCGGCACGTACCACTACCCCCCGAACGTGGACGCGGCCGTGCACGCCGCCACCCGCGTCCTGCCCCTGGTGCGCGAGCTCGTGCCCGGCACCCGGCTGCGGCTGGTGGGCCGGGGCGGTGTGGACCTGCTGGCCGACCTGAACGGGCTGCCGGGGGTGGAGGTCGTCGGGGACGTCGAGGACATCGACGCGGAACTGGCCGGGGCCGACGTGGCGCTCGTCCCCGTCCGCTACGGGGGAGGGACCCGCGTCAAGGTCCTCGAGGCGTTCGCCCACGGGGTCCCCGTGGTGAGCACGCGCCTGGGCAGCGAGGGGCTCGACGCGCTGGACGGGGTGCACCTGCTGCACGGGAACACGCCCGGGGAGATGGCCGAAGCCTGCCGTCGCGTCCTGCAGGAGGAAGGGCTGGGCACCCGGCTGGCCGAGGCCGCGCAGCGCTTGCACGAGCAGCGCTACCGCCCGGAGGTCGCGCGCGCTGCCGTGCAGCGCGTCGCCCGCCGGCACTTGGGTCTGCCGACCGAGGACACCGGCCCGCCCGCCGGGAGCACCGGGACCTGA
- a CDS encoding glycosyltransferase — MRVLHVTQPTVAGVPVVVRQLVADQLAHGLQVVVASPQEGDLPGWLAHDGVEYRPWAATRSPGPAVVGEVARLRALVADVDPDLVHLHSAKAGLAGRLAVRGRRPTVFQPHAWSFEAVEGLVGAASLRWERFAVRWTSLTVCVSEDERRRGEAVGVRGATVVVPNGIDVRALVPAGETERAAARAELGLPAGPLIVCVGRLARQKGQDLLLRALPAVRSVVPGSRLVLVGDGPDADVLRVAAPEDVVFAGHRHDVRRWLVAADVVALPSRWEAGLPLVAMEAMALARSVVSTRVAGVAELLPGAGAVVELEDVTGLAEAIAARLANPTVAAAEGAHGRRTVEEQRDVVRTARRVRQAYQQAVSVSATSAQ; from the coding sequence GTGCGGGTGCTGCACGTGACCCAGCCGACCGTCGCCGGGGTCCCGGTCGTGGTGCGGCAGCTGGTGGCTGACCAGCTCGCGCACGGGTTGCAGGTCGTGGTGGCCTCCCCGCAGGAGGGGGATCTGCCGGGTTGGCTGGCCCACGACGGGGTGGAGTACCGGCCTTGGGCGGCGACGCGGTCCCCCGGCCCGGCGGTGGTGGGGGAGGTGGCCCGGTTGCGGGCTCTCGTCGCGGACGTCGACCCGGATCTGGTCCACCTGCACAGCGCGAAGGCGGGGCTGGCCGGACGGCTCGCCGTCCGTGGGCGGCGGCCCACGGTCTTCCAGCCGCACGCGTGGTCGTTCGAGGCCGTCGAGGGGCTGGTGGGGGCGGCGAGCCTGCGCTGGGAGCGTTTCGCCGTCCGTTGGACCTCGCTGACGGTGTGCGTGAGCGAGGACGAGCGGCGCCGTGGGGAGGCGGTAGGGGTGCGTGGTGCGACCGTGGTGGTGCCCAACGGGATCGACGTCCGGGCGCTCGTGCCGGCCGGGGAGACCGAGCGTGCCGCGGCCCGCGCCGAGCTGGGGTTGCCGGCCGGGCCGCTGATCGTCTGCGTGGGGCGGCTGGCGCGGCAGAAGGGCCAGGACCTGCTGCTGCGGGCTCTGCCCGCCGTTCGCTCAGTGGTGCCGGGGTCCCGTCTGGTCCTCGTCGGGGACGGTCCGGACGCCGACGTGCTGCGGGTTGCAGCGCCGGAGGACGTCGTGTTCGCCGGTCACCGCCATGACGTGCGGCGCTGGCTGGTCGCGGCCGACGTCGTCGCGCTGCCCAGTCGGTGGGAGGCCGGGCTGCCGCTGGTGGCGATGGAGGCGATGGCCTTGGCGCGCTCCGTGGTCTCCACGCGGGTGGCCGGTGTCGCCGAGCTGCTGCCGGGAGCCGGGGCGGTGGTGGAGCTGGAGGACGTCACGGGTTTGGCGGAGGCCATCGCCGCCCGGCTCGCCAACCCGACCGTCGCCGCGGCGGAAGGCGCTCACGGCCGCCGCACGGTCGAGGAGCAGCGTGACGTCGTGCGCACGGCAAGACGCGTCCGGCAGGCGTACCAGCAGGCCGTGAGCGTGTCGGCCACAAGCGCCCAGTGA
- a CDS encoding DUF7455 domain-containing protein produces the protein MTTATTTLSNAPMTASDRCDRCGAQAYVRVVLSAGGELLFCAHHGREHGQALRAAGAHVHDESQKLAATSSTAAPDER, from the coding sequence ATGACCACCGCCACGACCACCCTCAGCAACGCCCCCATGACCGCCTCGGACCGGTGCGACCGGTGCGGTGCCCAGGCCTACGTGCGGGTCGTGCTCTCCGCCGGTGGTGAGCTCCTCTTCTGCGCTCACCACGGCCGCGAGCACGGCCAGGCCCTGCGCGCCGCGGGCGCCCACGTCCACGACGAGTCGCAGAAGCTCGCGGCCACGTCGTCGACCGCGGCGCCCGACGAGCGCTGA
- a CDS encoding glycosyltransferase family 2 protein — MGGRWPYLAPAGVEVTRPDRLTVGVLVTACNVAEHLPQALASIAAQTRAPEQVVVCDDASDDDVAAAVAPFADRVELVRRAVRGGEGAAKNTALAALVTDLVVVLDGDDTMSPHRLEAVAQVAEVRPDLAIVTTAWEEFGPAADGSWSLADHFPVQDQRTQILRWNFLPAPALRRRELLAAGGFAEDLRYGPDWECYARMFLRGARAGLVPSPLYGYRRWNGQQTADRDRVLRGRVEVVRRIAAQDLLTDADRRTLRGTLAGARYDRWVARLPQADRREAAALLTGAGTSVRRRVLAGAGLIHPPLAAVLAQRVAPGRRVGAR; from the coding sequence GTGGGCGGACGCTGGCCCTACCTGGCTCCCGCCGGGGTGGAAGTGACCCGTCCTGACCGGCTCACCGTGGGCGTCCTCGTCACGGCGTGCAACGTGGCCGAGCACCTGCCGCAGGCGCTGGCCTCGATCGCCGCGCAGACCCGCGCTCCCGAGCAGGTGGTCGTGTGCGACGACGCTTCCGACGACGACGTGGCGGCGGCTGTGGCCCCCTTCGCCGACCGTGTGGAGCTGGTGCGGCGTGCGGTGCGTGGCGGTGAGGGGGCGGCCAAGAACACCGCGCTGGCGGCGTTGGTGACCGACCTGGTCGTGGTGCTCGACGGCGACGACACCATGAGCCCGCACCGGCTGGAGGCCGTGGCCCAGGTGGCCGAGGTGCGGCCGGACCTGGCGATCGTCACGACGGCCTGGGAGGAATTCGGTCCGGCCGCCGACGGGTCCTGGTCGCTGGCCGACCACTTCCCGGTGCAGGATCAGCGGACGCAGATCCTGCGCTGGAACTTCCTGCCGGCCCCAGCCCTGCGCCGGCGCGAGCTGCTGGCGGCCGGTGGTTTCGCCGAGGACTTGCGGTACGGCCCGGACTGGGAGTGCTACGCGCGGATGTTCCTGCGCGGGGCGCGTGCGGGGCTGGTGCCCTCCCCGCTGTACGGGTACCGCCGGTGGAACGGGCAGCAGACCGCTGACCGCGACCGTGTGCTGCGTGGCCGGGTCGAGGTGGTTCGGCGCATCGCGGCGCAGGACCTGCTGACGGACGCCGACCGCCGCACTCTGCGCGGCACGCTGGCCGGTGCCCGGTACGACCGCTGGGTGGCGCGTCTGCCCCAGGCGGACCGGCGTGAGGCGGCCGCGCTGCTGACCGGGGCCGGAACGAGCGTGCGTCGGCGGGTCCTGGCCGGTGCAGGCTTGATCCACCCCCCGCTGGCCGCGGTCCTGGCCCAACGGGTCGCGCCGGGGCGCCGCGTGGGCGCCCGGTGA
- a CDS encoding glycosyltransferase family 2 protein gives MSGAELPTVGLAITTIGRPALAGLLRSAAESLVPPVAVAVADQSPPGTKLPTGPVDPPYELRVVPSEGGASAGRNDAVRALLGRAEVLGFPNDDSSLPAGTLGAVAAAFRAPDVVAVACTLVEQGTPRFQLPPAGTALDDRSVWRAIEPSMFIRAAAFDAVGGFRADLGTGAPTPWQSGEGTDLLLRLMSAGGRVLSRPDLEVDGPGERRSLAPDALVRKHRAYARGTGHVYRSHPYSSLVRWRTVAGPWLHPASHDPDLRLSLRLAIARSVGRVEGLLGRVLPGSTQRWQ, from the coding sequence GTGAGCGGCGCGGAACTGCCGACCGTCGGCCTGGCGATCACCACCATCGGCCGCCCGGCGCTGGCCGGGTTGCTGCGGTCGGCGGCGGAGTCGCTCGTGCCCCCGGTGGCCGTCGCGGTGGCCGACCAGTCACCGCCCGGGACGAAGCTGCCGACTGGTCCGGTCGACCCGCCGTACGAGCTGCGCGTGGTGCCCAGCGAGGGCGGTGCCTCGGCGGGGCGCAACGACGCCGTCCGCGCGCTGCTCGGGCGCGCCGAGGTCCTGGGCTTCCCCAATGACGACAGCAGCCTGCCCGCCGGCACCCTGGGGGCCGTGGCTGCGGCGTTCCGAGCACCTGACGTGGTCGCCGTGGCGTGCACCCTGGTGGAGCAGGGCACCCCCCGCTTCCAGCTGCCCCCCGCGGGCACGGCCCTGGACGACCGGTCGGTCTGGCGGGCGATCGAACCGTCCATGTTCATCCGGGCCGCGGCCTTCGACGCCGTCGGCGGGTTCCGGGCCGACCTCGGCACGGGGGCCCCCACGCCCTGGCAGTCCGGGGAAGGCACGGACCTGCTGCTGCGCCTGATGTCGGCGGGCGGGCGCGTTCTGAGCCGGCCGGACCTGGAGGTGGACGGCCCCGGAGAGCGTCGCTCCCTGGCCCCCGACGCCCTGGTGCGCAAGCACCGCGCCTACGCCCGGGGAACGGGGCACGTCTACCGCTCGCACCCCTACTCTTCGCTGGTGCGCTGGCGGACGGTGGCCGGGCCCTGGCTGCACCCGGCCTCGCACGACCCCGACCTGCGACTGTCGCTGCGGCTGGCCATCGCCCGCTCGGTCGGCCGCGTGGAGGGGCTCCTCGGCCGCGTCCTGCCGGGGAGCACGCAGCGCTGGCAGTGA
- a CDS encoding oligosaccharide repeat unit polymerase, with amino-acid sequence MSAADGRAGVWWLSPAGAVLLVVPATLVLAVFFDDAYFRQSWGTPKVLTPATAWLFALGAALFCLGALWPLLRSPASAAGGWPQLTAAQRSRLRRAATVVFRLTVVGYLAMAAAGVARGARPAQLLTVLTDQDAFDSTLRLQFAPVTGVTTLTQLGIAYVVLAAVLLSSGRDRGLELRLALVLFLALLRTYFLTERLAVLELLIPLVAVAALAISYRAGRIPARLVQLAPFLLVPAVVAVFSAFEYSRSWVFYSQHRGGSFVQFALDRLAGYYGTAYNNGQLALLHDEGGSVPYGSIEGFWTAPGIAQLHLYTLLTGRSEPDDFSTLLQQYGNPEFNSPGGVAIPFLDYGTVGGLAFFLVVGSLLGLAYRACCDGHLLAVLLYPVLATGLFEMPRYLYWGQGRVLPTLLALLLTWWYVSRARPPRPTSPRPTLRSTT; translated from the coding sequence GTGAGCGCCGCGGACGGGCGGGCGGGCGTGTGGTGGCTCTCCCCGGCGGGCGCGGTCCTCTTGGTCGTACCGGCCACGCTGGTTCTCGCCGTCTTCTTCGACGACGCGTACTTCCGGCAGAGCTGGGGCACGCCGAAGGTGCTGACGCCGGCGACGGCGTGGCTGTTCGCCCTGGGGGCGGCACTGTTCTGCCTCGGGGCGCTGTGGCCGCTCCTGCGAAGCCCGGCCTCCGCAGCTGGCGGCTGGCCACAGCTCACCGCAGCGCAGCGGTCCCGGCTCCGCCGCGCCGCGACGGTCGTGTTCCGGCTGACGGTGGTGGGGTATCTGGCCATGGCGGCGGCCGGGGTGGCACGAGGGGCCCGGCCGGCTCAGCTGCTGACGGTGCTGACCGACCAGGACGCCTTCGACTCGACCCTGCGGTTGCAGTTCGCCCCCGTCACGGGGGTGACGACGTTGACCCAGCTCGGCATCGCCTACGTCGTCCTGGCTGCTGTTCTGCTGTCCAGCGGCCGTGACCGGGGCTTGGAGCTCCGGTTGGCCCTGGTCCTCTTCCTGGCGCTGCTGCGCACCTACTTCCTCACCGAGCGGCTGGCCGTCCTCGAACTGCTCATCCCGCTGGTCGCCGTGGCTGCCCTGGCGATCTCGTACCGGGCCGGACGGATTCCAGCGCGACTGGTCCAGTTGGCCCCCTTCCTGCTGGTCCCGGCGGTCGTGGCCGTCTTCAGCGCCTTCGAGTACTCCCGCAGCTGGGTGTTCTACTCCCAGCACCGCGGCGGGTCGTTCGTGCAGTTCGCCTTGGACCGGCTGGCTGGTTACTACGGCACGGCCTACAACAACGGGCAGCTGGCCCTGCTGCATGACGAGGGCGGGAGCGTCCCCTACGGCAGCATCGAAGGCTTCTGGACGGCGCCGGGGATCGCTCAGCTGCACCTGTACACCCTGCTGACCGGACGCTCCGAACCCGACGACTTCTCCACCCTGCTGCAGCAGTACGGAAACCCGGAGTTCAACAGCCCGGGCGGGGTCGCGATCCCCTTCCTGGACTACGGGACCGTCGGGGGTCTGGCCTTCTTCCTGGTGGTGGGCAGCCTGCTGGGCCTGGCCTACCGTGCCTGCTGCGACGGACACCTCCTGGCCGTCCTGCTGTACCCCGTGCTCGCGACGGGGTTGTTCGAGATGCCGCGGTACCTGTACTGGGGTCAGGGTCGCGTCCTGCCGACGCTCCTGGCGCTGCTCCTGACCTGGTGGTACGTCAGCCGGGCCCGGCCGCCCCGTCCCACGTCCCCGCGACCGACCCTGAGGAGCACGACGTGA
- a CDS encoding glycosyltransferase — translation MNRPLTWLMLATHVPASGAGGGIVRYTVGLARALDARPDVEVSVLAEPAARPFFTDLLGDPRRVHVVPAAPTPVRSLAERAGVLPAFHRDVDVVHGTKHLLPRWGRGRRVLTVHDMLPLDRPHEFGTLKRRLLTGPYLASVRQAETVVCVSAATRERLVHHVPSVADRTAVVPLAASPALLSADPVPVPALVGREFAVVVGDPSPRKNLGFLVDLWPEVVRRRPGAVLAVVGPPSWGPTRTGQEHSRLVARGDLAALGFLSDAELRWCYENATVVLCPSLAEGFGLPAAEALALGAPLITSEDPALREVAGPGAVHVPGTDAAGWAEAVVTAFAAPRVPRRAPERVRSWDDVALETLRTVVPTAR, via the coding sequence GTGAACCGCCCGCTGACCTGGTTGATGCTCGCGACCCACGTCCCGGCGTCCGGTGCGGGCGGCGGCATCGTGCGGTACACGGTCGGGCTGGCGCGTGCGCTGGACGCCCGGCCCGACGTCGAGGTGTCGGTGCTGGCCGAACCGGCGGCGCGGCCCTTCTTCACCGACCTCCTGGGCGATCCGCGGCGGGTGCACGTCGTGCCCGCGGCTCCCACGCCGGTGCGGTCGCTGGCCGAGCGGGCCGGGGTGTTGCCGGCCTTCCACCGCGACGTCGACGTCGTGCACGGCACCAAGCACCTGCTGCCGCGCTGGGGCCGCGGCCGGCGGGTGCTGACCGTCCACGACATGCTGCCCCTGGACCGGCCGCACGAGTTCGGCACGCTGAAGCGGCGCCTCCTGACCGGTCCGTACCTGGCTTCGGTGCGCCAGGCCGAGACCGTCGTCTGCGTCAGCGCGGCCACCCGGGAACGGCTGGTGCACCACGTCCCCTCGGTCGCGGACCGGACCGCCGTCGTCCCGCTGGCGGCCTCACCGGCACTGCTGTCGGCCGACCCCGTCCCGGTCCCCGCCCTGGTGGGTCGGGAGTTCGCGGTGGTCGTCGGGGACCCGTCGCCGCGCAAGAACCTGGGTTTCCTCGTCGACCTGTGGCCCGAGGTGGTCCGCCGGCGGCCCGGTGCGGTCCTGGCGGTGGTGGGGCCGCCCAGCTGGGGCCCCACCCGGACGGGGCAGGAGCACAGTCGGCTGGTCGCCCGTGGGGACCTGGCGGCGCTGGGGTTCCTCTCCGACGCCGAGCTGCGCTGGTGCTACGAGAACGCCACCGTCGTCCTGTGCCCCAGCCTGGCCGAGGGGTTCGGGTTGCCCGCCGCTGAGGCGCTCGCGCTGGGGGCGCCACTGATCACCTCCGAGGACCCCGCGCTGCGGGAGGTCGCCGGGCCGGGGGCGGTCCACGTGCCCGGGACCGACGCCGCGGGGTGGGCGGAGGCCGTGGTCACCGCCTTCGCCGCCCCCCGGGTACCGCGACGCGCACCCGAGCGGGTGCGCAGCTGGGACGACGTGGCTTTGGAGACCCTGCGGACCGTCGTGCCGACTGCCCGCTGA